The following is a genomic window from Onthophagus taurus isolate NC chromosome 1, IU_Otau_3.0, whole genome shotgun sequence.
caacattgtggcaaaggtTAAGTGGAACTGGGCGGGATATGTCGCGCGAATGAAGAATGAGACAAACGGTTGCTTGAGTGGAGACCGCAGGCGAACAGACGAAGTAGACGTCAAAAGAATGaccaacaattggattcagacagcacagaatagaatcgaatggaacagaataggggaggtctatgtccaacaatggacgcagagggctgcttgatgataataatcataataacttgatctaatctaaattacgacagattcgTCTAATGATAATACGTCTTTTATTGTTGATGATTGCTCGTCTTCAACTCGTCGAGGAGGATCTTGCATGATAAACCACTAAGAAGGCCTAAACTCAGGTGGCTGGACGGAATAACAGAGTACGCAGCCAAGGTTGGGTTTAGAGACTGGAGGATAACTGCACGGAATGAGGAGGAATGGGGGAGGAAATTCTTTGAGGCCAGAAACTGATGATGATGAAATGCAACCGCTGCGAATAATTCTTAGCTTTACATGAATTTGGTCTCTCATTGATTTAGTATTAAGTATTTTTGCAGTGCAGAAATgggcaaaaattttaaaaacaatttattggtCGACTTGAATGAAACAATTATGAGTCGACTGCATAAAAGCATGTGCATATCTAGGCGTGAAAGTGCCAGTGGAATaagtaattaatgaaaataatcgTAATGATGGTATAATTATATGGTAATTCATTTTACTCATAAGCAtgcaaatatttataattacaaattatGCTATTATTTTGCTgagaaaattaagaatttggaTATTTCTGAAATGATGTATCATATTTATGAACAAATCCATATCATTCAAGGTTGTAAATATGTTTTGAATCTCGTTAGTATCTATTCCACGTAATATAACAAAAgttctaataaatttaagtatGGATTTAAAAGTTGGAGAAAATGTACATGGATAAAAAATCAAccttaatgttttatatttctcaaaatatgtTAACAGACTTAcaattaaatctaaaacattaatttttacattaattacaaCTAAGAAATGGCAGTTATTATCTTTTATAACCAGgataatgatattttaaacctttaaatcactttttttCCGTTTCAATTTCAACTCATTGCTTTATAATTATACGTTTTCATAATAGGATGTACATAAATAATCCCAACAGTTACAAAGAAGTTCTCTTGACCtcgttaaaatttataaagtcGTCCTCATATACACCTCATCATTTATaacactaattaataaaatccatttttaaacCCATAtctaatacaatttttttattatttagattaataGAAGTAAACGGAAAAGTTATCTTAACAAAAACACGAGAAGATTTATTTCGTTTACTCTCAGCTGATCCAAATTCCGCAAAAATCGTCGTACTAAGACAAGATTGTTACGGTTCCCCTTcagaattaattgaaaaagaaactgGAGCCGCAGTTATAGAAATATCTTCACTTCGCTCCGAATTAGAAGTAGTAAGAGAACGGGCTGAAGAAGCTCAAAGAGCCAAAGATGGTTTAAGATCGGATAACATTCGATTAACTCATCGAATATCCTATTTAGAAGAACACGTATCTGAATTATTATCGAAAATTACTCCTCAAGAATCTGATATACGTATAATAACGGGGAATTCGAATTCTTCGATTAAGTCCCAACCAGTTAAATCCCATCATaacattacaaatattaatataacgGCTCAATCGACATCCGTAGCACAAGCGAATGATTTGGTTTTTCAAAAAGGACCTCAAGTAACCGCGTTAATACAGAATATTAATGGGAATCGAAGAGAAACAGGTATACAATTACCGGTGCGATCGAAAAGTAGCCTTTCAAATGTATCAAATGAACAAGTTTTACCCGTACAAAAACTTCAAAGGCATCAACAACAACGTCACCACCACCATCAAAAATATCGaaacaacataaataacaattcaaaattatctaaTAATGATTACGAATCGattcctataaataataataacaattctGTGATGGaacaaagttataaaaaagctACGAAAATCGTTCAAGATCTCactaaaaaagataataatcaaataataaataaaccaaataataaacataaaccaACTTGTTTTGAATCAATTCCAAATTCAGATATTTTAAGGCATTACAACGCGAGAAAATCAACGTCCGTTTTAGATTTTCGATCGTCAGATTCAAGAAGTATCGAAACGTTAGAAAATATCACGTTGAATGCGTTCGCTAAAAGATTGTACAAAAAGCACGATATGAGAAGTGTGAAATCGTTGGATTTTGATAGTGATTGTACGGTGAATTCGTCAAACCAACATGTTTATGATAAACCAAGACCTCAACCACCAAAAAAACCAATCAGATTGTCTTTGCATAGGGCTCAAAGTGCCCAATCGATGGAAGGTTCAATACAAGGGCAAGAAGTTTCGATGAGGAAACCAaccaaaagaaattataaaagtgaaattttGGCGGTTAATGGAAGTAAAGATATTAATCAGGCTTGGAATTCgaataaatatgttattaataagttGGACGGAGGAAACGGAATGTGCATCACAGCTGAAAGTGCAAGTTGGTGTTGATTTTAGacggatttttttatataaaaagtcgtGTGATGATTTGAAACGAATGataataattgaatttgtatttatttttttacttaaaattaatgatgtgcacttaatttttttatagagaaTATAAAGAGatataattgataaataaataattttattgactgtaatttaatgattttaaaacaaattgatttatgattttatgtaCAAATTGGAAGCTTCAATAAAAAGAGTAAAtattaaacgaaaattaattatcactATTATTGcttattcttaattttgaatttttgtggtatttaaaaatttttttttgtttagtcAGAAAATGGGTCAACTGTATTcatttaaatggaacatcctatatattataacatttatagtAATACAGGGAAATCCCAAAGACCTAGCCTTGCGTCCCTTCGTCTACTCGCTGTCACCACCTACCCCATCCATCTCTTCTCCTCTCATCACACTATACCAGCAGATGGTATAAAGACTCCCAGCCCTTCCCACACAGTCTGCACCCCCTCTCCTCATCCTCCATCCAATATCTATTTACCACCAATCTCTTCCCCTTCTCATCCCCCTTCGCCTTCAAGTACTTCGGTAGCCCCTTTACTACAATATCTCTATATTTTGGGGTAAACCTATTCTCTCTTGCATTCCCACATCCCTATCACTACCCTCCAATTGTCTCCACATCCCCCACTCTCTTTTCCTGTTCATCTCTTCCGTGGAACGCCATCCATCCGTATTCCCCCCTTTCTTGCTGCCCAAAACGACCCTTTCTTCACCCTCACCTTATCTTCATTTCTCTgactatacaggctgtttctaaattaattaagaaagtgatttttcagcaaaaattatgaaggcctttcatataactttttgttcaaaacccctTCCCCACCAAGATACAGTACTCTAAAGTTAGGggaaaaagttgtttttatttaataaatggcTGATAACTGTTGCTAATAAAATGCCAccttttgacaatttttataacccgaaaatgttattacaaggGGCTGAAAAAATCAACCCCTCAATACTTTGcatcagaactttttaatgcgtctacattattctatttaaaatcctaaaattgttagtttgatcacaaagaaataaaataatacacaggcttaagtgaattaattcagacattggttattattagtcaaagaaatgatgttatgtcaaattatctcagaattattttattttttgtgattaaattaacaatttgttagttgtaaaatgtcaagagataAGAAAGTTGCAGATTTTTAACCTTAACTTTAGAGGGCTATAACTTGGAGGATAaggggttttgaacaaaaagttatatgaaagacatcctttaatttttgctgaaaaatcaccccttgaaatctttcgcatcaatttagaaacatgCTGTATACTGCGTCGTCTCCCCAGCCAACCCCAACACCTACCCCAGTCTGCATATCCTCTAACAGCCCTTGCTTCTTCCATCTCCATATCAAGAAATGTTTGTATTCAAGCAGGATATAATATAtatcagaaaaacaatttaaatttgtaatgtcTTCATTGCTTTGACATTGACAGCTCATTAGTCACTTTatggaattattaaaaatctttagatCCGGTAGAACTATTAGCATCGTAGGGATTTGTATTTATATTGTCTcccgccttctcattgccaACCTCCAGTCTTTGCAGTTAACTCTAGTATCCGGTTCCTTTCGGACATCGCCTTTCGAAACTTCGATGCCAAAGTAATTTTCAGATCTTCTTTCGGTTAGACTTCAATGCATCATTTTTTTACCGTAGTACTGTATGTGTCTTCTTTGTACTTCATCGACTGCTATGAtctattttggtttatttggCTGCTTTTCTTCAGAAACCCACTTCCACTGCCTGTAACTTCCTCTAATTGTTTGGTTATTTACCAGGTTACGCATCTCCAAGTCCTCCTCATCCTGGACCACTACCACCTTGAAAATGGCTAAGTAGAATAATGAGTAAATGAAAAAAacgataaattgaatttacttgtttatttatattcggTGCGACATATGTTTCGAAATCTATAGATTTCTTCTTCAGGCACGACTGAAAAATACATCGAAATAATGAGTTGGAGATCAAagtttataaaatgtattaaaaaacattaaacaataTTACAAATTCAATAGGTgacaagttaaaaaaattaccatcAAGTGTGAGAAGCACGTGATTTCATGAGGTTGCAGagcataaaaaaaaatgttttcggAGCACTTAcacaaattaaatataactagTCTAAagtaatattagaaaaaaaactaCCAGCTGGTTATCTGCGAAATGTTTAACTTTTGTCCCTCTGTATAGTTCTTAATAATAGTCTATCTAGTCCATCTATTGATGTTTGTGGTAGAatttgccaaaattttttttgaccaAGGTGTATTCACCTTGGTTAGATCAACAAATAGGAGATGTGTTGTTCTTTTTGTAGCCACTTTCTTTTCTGTGATTTCATTAAAACTGAAGATATTATCGCTCCGAATGACCTATTTCAAATGACGTCCATTCGCTTACTGCTTAGTGGATTTGTCGCTGTTAGACATCAGTAGTTGTCACTATTTTTCCTGTCGTCTTTCTTATGGAACAGTGTTATCCATCCTTCCTCCCAAGCCTCCAGAATTTCTTCACCATTCAGAAAGTCTTAGTTCTTTACACTTTATGTCCTATATGTCATCTATGATTGTCTTTGTCATTTTTCTATATGTTAACAGTTCCATTTGATATTCAACCTTGTTCCTCGCTGTAGTTAATGTACATTAATGTTGTTTCTTTGTACTCTTTGTTTTTCGCCTAAGGCTTCTTTAACTGCTTCATGCATTATATTTACGAATTCAGAGTATGTTTTATCTCATTTTCCCTTCTTTGCATTTTTATTTGCTTCTTTCTCTTCTGGACATTATTTTGTTTGCGGGTTATTGCCATGTTGGTGTTTAGGAAGTAATGGTCTATCCCGCATTCTAGGTTACTACAAACTCCTATACTTTGGATTTCAAGCAATAGTCGATTTGAACTGTTTTGTATCTTTATGCGATCTTGTATTCTCAGTTTGTTTCTTGTACACAAGTCTATTAATCCGTGTCATAACTGTTTGGAATTTTTCTGTGGCtttctgtaatttttttcttctcagCTTCAGATTGCTTATTGCAGATAGCCGCCTCACCCTCCTTC
Proteins encoded in this region:
- the LOC111429241 gene encoding repetitive organellar protein, which gives rise to MNTSRTTFSITKRIPGRPSSSQMHSDCPPEREETSPSSPGLISEQRSTSLTTIPTVAIQPRMAQLETLEAKMASIEVSLSNTPRRKKNGSITGSVTSSSIRSTSNKEVAVKELENLRNALKDKENIIQNLKGQLSATGLKLTSQIKTNGFRNVSIIKNHGDHENLDVDKKHIEERLNRLRNETDNKRLIIKKLKMALERLDITDNIDVRIQQAELEYQVGREELNLLTLLEEARTLQICLEESNKKMLSPEHTFYSCLNALDGSRSTTLHAIDLTYDPKSPNFGAGPKEKDGLGLWIDWSLDNTGLRKGDRLIEVNGKVILTKTREDLFRLLSADPNSAKIVVLRQDCYGSPSELIEKETGAAVIEISSLRSELEVVRERAEEAQRAKDGLRSDNIRLTHRISYLEEHVSELLSKITPQESDIRIITGNSNSSIKSQPVKSHHNITNINITAQSTSVAQANDLVFQKGPQVTALIQNINGNRRETGIQLPVRSKSSLSNVSNEQVLPVQKLQRHQQQRHHHHQKYRNNINNNSKLSNNDYESIPINNNNNSVMEQSYKKATKIVQDLTKKDNNQIINKPNNKHKPTCFESIPNSDILRHYNARKSTSVLDFRSSDSRSIETLENITLNAFAKRLYKKHDMRSVKSLDFDSDCTVNSSNQHVYDKPRPQPPKKPIRLSLHRAQSAQSMEGSIQGQEVSMRKPTKRNYKSEILAVNGSKDINQAWNSNKYVINKLDGGNGMCITAESASWC